In one window of Musa acuminata AAA Group cultivar baxijiao chromosome BXJ3-2, Cavendish_Baxijiao_AAA, whole genome shotgun sequence DNA:
- the LOC135631149 gene encoding probable xyloglucan endotransglucosylase/hydrolase protein 28 isoform X2 yields MVSSSSSLFFLFLLGSVLFLTNEATSLPELPNLTTLSFEEGYTQLFGDSNLLLHRDGRAVHLALDQRTGAGFASQDLYLHGFFSASIKLPSDYAAGVVVAFYMSNGDVFEKSHDELDFEFLGNIRGREWRVQTNVYGNGSTAVGREERYQLWFDPTEDYHQYSILWSHERIIFYIDNIPIRVVVRTQAMGGDFPSKPMSLYATIWDGSTWATSGGRYKVNYKLAPYVADFADLILHGCAVDPSDHKTACQGSDAVLYDAITMSADQRTAMAKFRKKHMTYSYCHDRIRYPTPPPECMFVGPESQNFLASGEAKFNYRHRRGRRYGRSSVDAVL; encoded by the exons atggtttcttcttcttcttccttattcttcctcttcttgttgGGTTCAGTTCTGTTCCTCACCAATGAGGCTACATCTCTTCCGGAGCTACCCAACCTCACCACCCTCTCTTTTGAGGAAGGCTACACGCAGCTCTTTGGAGACTCTAATCTATTGCTACACCGAGATGGTAGAGCTGTCCATCTTGCTCTCGACCAGCGAACTG GTGCTGGATTTGCGTCACAAGATCTTTATCTGCATGGATTCTTCAGTGCCTCCATCAAACTACCTTCAGATTATGCCGCTGGAGTCGTTGTCGCCTTCTAT ATGTCGAATGGAGATGTATTCGAGAAGTCACATGATGAACTGGACTTCGAATTCTTGGGGAACATAAGGGGGAGGGAATGGAGGGTTCAGACAAATGTTTATGGGAACGGGAGCACAGCAGTTGGAAGGGAAGAGAGATACCAACTTTGGTTCGATCCCACAGAGGACTACCACCAGTACTCCATCCTGTGGAGCCATGAGAGAATCAT ATTTTACATTGACAACATTCCCATCAGGGTGGTGGTGAGGACACAAGCCATGGGTGGGGATTTCCCCTCAAAGCCCATGTCCCTGTATGCCACCATATGGGATGGTTCTACCTGGGCCACCTCTGGCGGTCGCTACAAGGTCAACTACAAACTTGCCCCTTACGTCGCAGATTTTGCTGACCTCATCCTCCATGGCTGTGCTGTTGATCCTAGTGATCACAAAACAGCCTGCCAGGGATCTGATGCTGTATTGTATGATGCCATCACTATGTCAGCTGATCAACGAACGGCAATGGCCAAGTTCCGAAAGAAGCACATGACCTACTCTTACTGTCATGATCGCATTCGTTACCCAACACCCCCACCAGAGTGTATGTTTGTTGGTCCTGAATCCCAGAACTTTCTCGCATCAGGCGAGGCAAAGTTCAACTATCGCCACCGCCGTGGTAGGCGTTATGGCCGAAGCTCAGTAGATGCAGTTCTTTGA
- the LOC135631822 gene encoding 65-kDa microtubule-associated protein 6-like, with product MAVETGIRTGVCMGSKCGALLRELEQIWTEVGESKEDKDLMLVELERECIRVYRRKVEEAGSNRAHLHRSLAEKEAEVTALMSALGEQSLQLKMEKRLPLKEQLASVNPLLEDLRKKKEERLKQFADIKSQIEKINVEILGSSHHDHSTANPVKIEEDDLSIRKLTEYQSQLRILQKEKSDRLQKVLESVNEMHSLCEHLEVDFRKTVETVHPSLHDTGGGHSPNISETALEGLSQAILKLKTEKKIRTQKLLEAVESLLELWNLMDTPVEERKYFGRVTCILGLPEHDIGCFGLLSLDTIKQMEAEVERLTNLKARRMKELVLRKRMELEEICRTAHIEPDMSTASEKIGALIDSGIVDPSELLTKIEMQIVKAREESMIRKEIMERVDKWLAACEEENWLEDYDQDENKYSAGRGAHLNLKRAEKARAIVTKIPDTVDKLMNKISVWEKERNMPFLYDGVPLVSLLEEYKVIRLKKEELKRRYRDQKKLQNLLLTGKETVYGSKPSPKRSNNFNRKTNENGFMTPTPWRLSAGGATPDLLMQCSYSGHSNGCFKEIRRLSTTSLNLISISKDDRVSSLASVTSSEPGSPPLSQLSGLNR from the exons ATGGCGGTGGAAACGGGAATTCGGACCGGTGTCTGTATGGGCTCCAAATGCGGTGCTTTGCTTCGAGAGCTGGAG CAAATATGGACAGAGGTTGGGGAGAGCAAAGAGGACAAGGATCTCATGTTGGTGGAATTAGAGAGAGAGTGCATTCGAGTGTACCGAAGGAAGGTCGAAGAAGCCGGCAGCAACAGGGCTCATCTCCACCGATCGCTAGCAGAAAAAGAAGCAGAGGTTACTGCTCTTATGTCTGCCCTCGGTGAGCAGAGTCTCCAGCTAAAG ATGGAGAAGAGGTTACCATTGAAGGAGCAACTTGCATCGGTTAACCCTCTTTTGGAAGATTTACGAAAAAAGAAAGAGGAACGGCTGAAACAGTTTGCTGATATAAAGTCACAGATTGAGAAGATCAATGTAGAGATTTTGGGATCCAGTCACCATGATCATTCTACAGCTAATCCTGTTAAGATTGAAGAAGATGATTTGTCAATAAGAAAACTCACTGAGTATCAATCACAGCTACGCATTCTCCAGAAGGAAAAG TCTGATCGCCTTCAGAAAGTACTGGAGTCTGTAAATGAGATGCATTCTTTATGTGAACATCTTGAAGTGGACTTTAGGAAGACCGTGGAAACTGTGCACCCCAGTCTGCATGACACTGGTGGAGGACATTCTCCAAACATAAGTGAGACAGCACTTGAGGGCCTATCTCAAGCAATCCTAAAGCTAAAAACTGAAAAGAAGATACGAACTCAAAAG TTGCTAGAAGCAGTGGAGTCACTTTTGGAACTgtggaatctaatggatacacctGTTGAGGAGAGGAAATACTTTGGAAGAGTAACGTGCATTCTTGGATTACCTGAACATGATATTGGATGCTTTGGTCTACTCTCACTTGATACGATTAAACAG ATGGAAGCCGAGGTTGAGAGACTCACAAACCTTAAAGCTAGGAGAATGAAAGAACTTGTtttaagaaaaaggatggaactAGAAGAGATATGCAGAACTGCACACATTGAACCCGATATGAGCACAGCATCGGAGAAAATTGGCGCACTTATAGACTCCG GTATTGTAGATCCTTCTGAGCTTCTGACTAAAATTGAGATGCAAATTGTGAAAGCCAGAGAAGAATCCATGATCAGGAAAGAAATCATGGAGAGAGTAGACAAATGGCTCGCAGCATGTGAAGAAGAGAATTGGCTTGAAGATTATGACCAG GATGAGAACAAGTACAGTGCTGGAAGAGGTGCCCACTTGAATCTAAAGCGTGCCGAGAAAGCACGGGCAATTGTCACCAAAATTCCAG ATACTGTTGACAAATTGATGAACAAAATATCTGTgtgggagaaagaaagaaatatgcCTTTCTTGTATGATGGG GTGCCATTGGTGTCTCTATTGGAGGAATACAAAGTTATAAGGCTAAAGAAGGAAGAGTTAAAAAGACGATATCGA GACCAGAAAAAATTACAGAATCTGTTGCTCACAGGGAAGGAAACAGTTTATGGATCAAAACCTAGTCCAAAAAGGAGCAACAATTTTAACCGAAAAACAAATGAAAATGGCTTCATGACCCCCACTCCTTGGAGGCTTTCGGCTGGTGGTGCAACACCTGATTTGCTCATGCAGTGTTCATACTCTGGCCATTCTAACGGATGCTTCAAGGAGATAAGACGGTTGTCCACCACATCATTGAACCTCATTTCAATCTCTAAAGACGATAGAGTGTCTTCTTTGGCATCTGTTACCAGTTCAGAACCTGGGTCTCCACCTCTGAGTCAACTCTCAGGTCTTAATCGATAA
- the LOC135631823 gene encoding protein Barley B recombinant-like codes for MDDDGGLGIRNWGYYEPPSKGNLGLRLMSSVVERNAKPLLSNGGFIHRHCSFPEPSVSMDFMRDGWTHQGNDSSKSFHTFPVRHQHHPSYGVLPDPPTVHNIQMLQHPEPQPKDDKVLMAEDTTGKNEPPLKKRPRGCLQKSSKPKSPKKVTAPSDEVPNGSVSRGKAARKSTGMIINGIDFDISRIPTPVCSCTGKPQPCYRWGVGGWQSACCTTNMSMYPLPMSTKRRGARIAGRKMSQGAFKKVLEKLAGEGYNLSNPIDLRTFWAKHGTNKFVTIR; via the coding sequence ATGGATGATGATGGCGGATTAGGAATCCGGAATTGGGGCTACTATGAGCCACCATCGAAGGGAAACCTTGGGCTGCGGCTTATGTCCTCTGTGGTGGAGCGCAATGCAAAGCCCCTTCTATCAAATGGGGGGTTCATTCATCGGCACTGCAGCTTCCCGGAGCCATCGGTTTCAATGGACTTCATGAGAGACGGTTGGACTCACCAGGGCAACGACAGCAGCAAGAGCTTCCACACTTTTCCGGTGCGCCATCAGCATCATCCCAGTTACGGCGTCCTCCCTGATCCCCCTACCGTCCACAACATCCAGATGCTGCAGCATCCGGAGCCACAACCCAAGGACGACAAGGTTTTGATGGCGGAGGACACCACTGGTAAAAATGAGCCACCTTTGAAGAAGAGGCCCAGGGGTTGTCTGCAGAAATCCTCGAAGCCCAAGAGTCCTAAGAAAGTCACAGCGCCAAGTGATGAGGTTCCCAATGGTTCAGTTTCACGAGGGAAGGCTGCAAGGAAGAGCACAGGCATGATCATCAACGGGATCGATTTTGATATCTCAAGGATTCCAACTCCGGTGTGCTCTTGTACAGGAAAGCCCCAGCCGTGCTACCGGTGGGGCGTTGGAGGGTGGCAGTCGGCATGCTGCACCACCAACATGTCAATGTACCCTCTACCAATGAGCACCAAGAGGCGGGGTGCACGCATTGCTGGTCGAAAAATGAGCCAGGGTGCCTTTAAGAAGGTGCTGGAGAAGCTTGCTGGAGAAGGATATAACCTTTCAAATCCAATTGACTTGAGGACATTCTGGGCCAAGCACGGTACCAACAAGTTTGTGACAATCAGATAA
- the LOC135631149 gene encoding probable xyloglucan endotransglucosylase/hydrolase protein 28 isoform X1, with amino-acid sequence MVSSSSSLFFLFLLGSVLFLTNEATSLPELPNLTTLSFEEGYTQLFGDSNLLLHRDGRAVHLALDQRTALLGAGFASQDLYLHGFFSASIKLPSDYAAGVVVAFYMSNGDVFEKSHDELDFEFLGNIRGREWRVQTNVYGNGSTAVGREERYQLWFDPTEDYHQYSILWSHERIIFYIDNIPIRVVVRTQAMGGDFPSKPMSLYATIWDGSTWATSGGRYKVNYKLAPYVADFADLILHGCAVDPSDHKTACQGSDAVLYDAITMSADQRTAMAKFRKKHMTYSYCHDRIRYPTPPPECMFVGPESQNFLASGEAKFNYRHRRGRRYGRSSVDAVL; translated from the exons atggtttcttcttcttcttccttattcttcctcttcttgttgGGTTCAGTTCTGTTCCTCACCAATGAGGCTACATCTCTTCCGGAGCTACCCAACCTCACCACCCTCTCTTTTGAGGAAGGCTACACGCAGCTCTTTGGAGACTCTAATCTATTGCTACACCGAGATGGTAGAGCTGTCCATCTTGCTCTCGACCAGCGAACTG CTCTTTTAGGTGCTGGATTTGCGTCACAAGATCTTTATCTGCATGGATTCTTCAGTGCCTCCATCAAACTACCTTCAGATTATGCCGCTGGAGTCGTTGTCGCCTTCTAT ATGTCGAATGGAGATGTATTCGAGAAGTCACATGATGAACTGGACTTCGAATTCTTGGGGAACATAAGGGGGAGGGAATGGAGGGTTCAGACAAATGTTTATGGGAACGGGAGCACAGCAGTTGGAAGGGAAGAGAGATACCAACTTTGGTTCGATCCCACAGAGGACTACCACCAGTACTCCATCCTGTGGAGCCATGAGAGAATCAT ATTTTACATTGACAACATTCCCATCAGGGTGGTGGTGAGGACACAAGCCATGGGTGGGGATTTCCCCTCAAAGCCCATGTCCCTGTATGCCACCATATGGGATGGTTCTACCTGGGCCACCTCTGGCGGTCGCTACAAGGTCAACTACAAACTTGCCCCTTACGTCGCAGATTTTGCTGACCTCATCCTCCATGGCTGTGCTGTTGATCCTAGTGATCACAAAACAGCCTGCCAGGGATCTGATGCTGTATTGTATGATGCCATCACTATGTCAGCTGATCAACGAACGGCAATGGCCAAGTTCCGAAAGAAGCACATGACCTACTCTTACTGTCATGATCGCATTCGTTACCCAACACCCCCACCAGAGTGTATGTTTGTTGGTCCTGAATCCCAGAACTTTCTCGCATCAGGCGAGGCAAAGTTCAACTATCGCCACCGCCGTGGTAGGCGTTATGGCCGAAGCTCAGTAGATGCAGTTCTTTGA